The following coding sequences are from one Lolium rigidum isolate FL_2022 chromosome 6, APGP_CSIRO_Lrig_0.1, whole genome shotgun sequence window:
- the LOC124667293 gene encoding sinapine esterase-like: MASSTSMSVVAVALLVLAAAQPARAHPPCFSRLFNFGDSLSDTGNYRFIFPNDTSEPVLPYGETFFNRSTGRFSNGRLILDFIAEALELPFVRPYWSGQSAKDFARGANFAVGGATALSPEFFVENEAPLPNPNTVHLDEEIDWFRDLLRLLCPRNLAGRCTNMMNKSLFLVGEIGGNDYNLPFFTEVSFEKIRTFTPSVVAKISSTIKKLIDLGAKTLLVPGNLPIGCVPAYLMKFKSDNEEDYERETGCIRWMNEFSQYHNELLVDELEKLRKLHPGVAIIYADYYGAAMEVFVSPEKFGIEHPFVACCDGVSTASSCGYGEYTVCDDPQKYGSWDGFHPSEVVYEAIANGLLRGPYTQPTIAATTNSCPDLVSSVEYKVLSDM, translated from the exons ATGGCTTCTTCTACCTCCAtgtcggtggtggcggtggctctACTGGTACTGGCGGCGGCACAGCCAGCGCGTGCCCATCCGCCGTGCTTCTCGCGGCTGTTCAACTTCGGGGACTCCCTGTCGGACACGGGCAACTACCGCTTCATCTTCCCGAACGACACCAGCGAGCCCGTGCTTCCCTACGGCGAGACCTTCTTCAACCGCTCCACCGGCCGCTTCTCCAATGGCCGCCTCATCCTCGACTTCATCG CGGAAGCACTGGAGCTGCCGTTCGTGCGGCCGTACTGGAGCGGGCAGAGCGCCAAGGACTTCGCGCGCGGTGCCAACTTCGCCGTCGGCGGCGCCACGGCGCTCAGCCCGGAATTCTTCGTGGAGAATGAGGCGCCCCTGCCTAATCCTAACACGGTGCACCTCGACGAGGAGATTGATTGGTTCCGCGACCTGCTCAGGTTGCTCTGCCCACGCAATTTAGCCG GTCGTTGCACCAACATGATGAATAAATCTCTCTTCTTGGTTGGTGAAATTGGGGGCAATGATTACAACCTACCTTTTTTTACTGAGGTGTCCTTTGAGAAGATTCGCACCTTCACCCCAAGTGTTGTTGCCAAAATTTCTTCTACAATCAAG AAATTGATTGATCTGGGTGCCAAAACGTTGCTAGTTCCTGGCAACCTTCCAATTGGCTGCGTCCCAGCCTACCTCATGAAATTCAAGAGTGACAATGAAGAAGATTATGAGCGAGAGACTGGTTGTATCCGCTGGATGAACGAGTTCTCGCAATATCACAACGAACTTCTAGTGGATGAGTTGGAAAAGTTGCGGAAGCTTCATCCAGGTGTGGCGATCATCTACGCTGATTACTATGGAGCTGCTATGGAGGTTTTTGTTTCTCCCGAGAAATTTG GTATCGAGCATCCTTTCGTGGCTTGCTGTGATGGAGTGTCCACAGCCTCCAGCTGTGGTTACGGAGAGTACACGGTTTGTGATGATCCACAGAAGTACGGATCATGGGATGGCTTTCATCCATCGGAAGTTGTATACGAAGCAATTGCGAATGGCCTGCTAAGAGGTCCATACACCCAGCCTACGATTGCCGCCACCACCAATTCATGTCCCGACCTTGTATCTTCTGTTGAATACAAGGTCCTCTCGGACATGTAA
- the LOC124666516 gene encoding GDSL esterase/lipase At1g28600-like, whose amino-acid sequence MASSASGRGGGFPSPAAVAAFVVLAAAVVQARGSSAAAPCVPRVFSFGDSLADTGNFPFLYGNDSREPALRPPYGETFFRRATGRFSDGRLIVDFIADTMGLPFVRPYLSGRTAEDFASGANFAVGGAMALAPDFFRGRGVPMGDRMHLGIEMKWFRDLLDLLCPGNRTDCIGMMNQSLFLVGEIGGNDYNIPLLSRVPFEKIRTFTPSVVNKISSTITELIGLGAKTLLVPGNLPIGCVPNYLMIFKSDKKEDYEPETGCLRWMNEFSEYHNRLLVDELEKLRKLHSGVSIIYADYYEAAMEVYRSPKKFGIEHPLEACCGGGGPYGVSMIARCGYGEYKVCDEPQKYGSWDGFHPSEAAYKGIAIGLLRGTYTQPSIATTISSCPQLVELGSSIEYKNCSTVLHMKIAAQVIGWLLFFLHSV is encoded by the exons ATGGCTTCCTCTGCCTCCGGGAGAggaggcggcttcccctcgccggccgcggtggcggcgttCGTGGTGCTGGCGGCCGCGGTCGTTCAGGCGCGGGGATCGTCCGCGGCGGCGCCGTGCGTCCCGCGGGTGTTCAGCTTCGGGGACTCGCTGGCGGACACGGGCAACTTCCCCTTCCTCTACGGCAACGACTCCCGCGAGCCGGCGCTCAGGCCGCCGTACGGGGAGACCTTCTTCCGCCGCGCCACCGGCCGCTTCTCCGACGGCCGCctcatcgtcgacttcatcg CGGACACCATGGGGCTGCCGTTCGTGCGGCCGTACCTGAGCGGGCGCACCGCGGAGGACTTCGCGTCCGGGGCCAACTTCgcggtcggcggcgccatggcgctGGCCCCGGACTTCTTCCGGGGGAGAGGGGTGCCCATGGGCGACCGCATGCACCTCGGCATCGAGATGAAGTGGTTCCGCGACCTGCTCGATCTGCTCTGCCCCGGGAACCGGACTG ATTGTATAGGCATGATGAACCAATCTCTCTTCTTGGTTGGAGAAATTGGGGGCAATGATTACAACATACCTCTTCTCTCTAGGGTGCCCTTTGAGAAGATTCGCACCTTCACCCCGAGTGTTGTTAACAAAATTTCTTCAACAATCACT GAATTGATTGGTCTGGGAGCCAAAACGTTGCTAGTTCCTGGTAACCTCCCAATTGGGTGCGTCCCAAACTACCTCATGATATTCAAGAGTGACAAGAAGGAAGATTATGAGCCAGAGACTGGTTGCCTACGGTGGATGAACGAATTCTCAGAGTACCACAACAGACTTCTCGTTGATGAGTTGGAAAAGTTGCGGAAGCTTCATTCTGGCGTGTCAATAATCTATGCCGATTACTATGAAGCTGCCATGGAGGTCTACCGTTCTCCCAAAAAATTTG GGATCGAGCATCCTTTAGAAGCATGCTGTGGTGGAGGAGGACCCTACGGTGTGTCCATGATTGCAAGATGTGGATATGGAGAATACAAGGTGTGTGATGAACCACAAAAGTATGGATCATGGGATGGCTTCCATCCCTCAGAAGCTGCATATAAGGGCATCGCCATTGGCCTGCTAAGAGGAACATACACACAGCCTTCAATTGCTACCACCATCAGTTCGTGCCCACAACTTGTTGAACTTGGCTCGTCTATTGAATACAAG AACTGCAGTACTGTTCTACACATGAAGATTGCTGCCCAAGTGATTGGCTGGCTTTTGTTTTTCCTTCACTCTGTATAG
- the LOC124660575 gene encoding malate dehydrogenase 1, mitochondrial-like, whose product MRPSALRSAAQLLRRRSYSSASGQPERKVAILGAAGGIGQPLALLMKLNPLVSSLSLYDIAATPGVAADVSHINSPALVKGFMGDDQLAEALEGADLVIIPAGVPRKPGMTRDDLFNINAGIVKNLCTAIAKYCPNALINMISNPVNSTVPIAAEVFKKAGTYDEKKLFGVTTLDVVRARTFYAGKANVPVTGVNVPVVGGHAGITILPLFSQATPSTNALSSEDIKALTKRTQEGGTEVVEAKAGKGSATLSMAYAGAVFGDACLKGLNGVPDIVECSYVQSTITELPFFASKVRLGKNGVEEVLGLGELSAFEKEGLESLKGELKSSIDKGIAFANAS is encoded by the exons ATGAGGCCGTCGGCGCTGAGATCCGCGGcgcagctcctccgccgccgcagctACTCCTCCGCGTCGGGCCAGCCGGAGCGGAAGGTGGCCATCCTCGGCGCGGCCGGCGGGATCGGGCAGCCGCTGGCGCTCCTCATGAAGCTGAACCCGCTCgtctcctccctctccctctacgacatcgccgccacccccggcgtcGCCGCCGACGTCTCCCACATCAACTCCCCGGCCCTG GTGaagggcttcatgggcgacgatCAGCTCGCGGAGGCGTTGGAGGGGGCCGACCTGGTCATCATCCCCGCCGGTGTTCCGAGGAAGCCCGGCATGACCAGGGACGATCTCTTCAATATCAACGCCGGCATCGTTAAGAACCTCTGCACCGCCATCGCCAAGTACTGCCCCAAC GCTCTTATCAACATGATCAGCAACCCTGTGAACTCAACTGTTCCAATTGCTGCTGAAGTTTTCAAGAAGGCTGGAACCTATGATGAGAAGAAATTGTTTGGTGTGACCACTCTTGATGTTGTTCGTGCCAGGACTTTCTATGCTGGGAAGGCTAATGTACCTGTTACTG GTGTGAACGTCCCTGTTGTTGGTGGTCATGCTGGTATCACCATTCTGCCACTGTTCTCGCAG GCAACTCCTTCAACTAATGCATTGTCTAGTGAAGACATCAAGGCTCTCACCAAGAGGACACAGGAGGGTGGGACAGAAGTTGTTGAGGCAAAGGCTGGAAAGGGATCTGCAACCTTGTCCATGGC gtaTGCTGGCGCAGTTTTTGGTGATGCATGCTTGAAGGGTCTGAACGGAGTTCCTGACATTGTTGAATGCTCCTACGTGCAATCAACTATCACAGAACTGCCATTCTTTGCCTCCAAG GTGAGGCTCGGGAAGAATGGAGTCGAGGAAGTGCTTGGTTTGGGTGAGCTGTCGGCCTTTGAGAAGGAAGGTTTGGAAAGTCTCAAGGGTGAGCTCAAGTCTTCAATTGACAAGGGCATCGCGTTTGCAAATGCGAGTTAA
- the LOC124661291 gene encoding uncharacterized protein LOC124661291 yields MEQKLESLNLLNKSEFIEEQPVSLAPPSADSVHILLKQALRADDHVELLKCLYNRDEKVIVKSISLLTPADALKLLKFFVSSIQSRGAKLVCLLPWLQTLLSRHMSSIVSQESSLLLLNSLYQLIDARTSTFKSALQLSTTLDYRFSEIADEETDEEEVTAPIIYEDKDTDDEEESDGDAMETDGESEELGDVTDAFEHSDGSEIMSD; encoded by the exons ATGGAGCAGAAACTTGAAAGTCTAAATTTGCTCAACAAGTCTGAATTCATTGAAGAGCAACCAGTCTCTCTAGCACCGCCGAGTGCAGATTCAGTCCATATTTTGCTGAAGCAAGCTTTACGCGCTGATGATCATGTCGAATTGCTGAAATGCTTGTACAATAGAGATGAAAAG GTCATTGTGAAGTCAATATCACTCCTAACACCAGCAGATGCCCTGAAGCTTCTCAAGTTTTTCGTGTCGTCGATACAATCTAG GGGTGCAAAACTGGTTTGTTTGCTTCCGTGGCTACAAACTTTACTTAGCCGGCACATGAGCAGCATAGTGTCTCAGGAGTCTTCTTTGCTGTTGCTCAATTCACTCTATCAG CTTATTGATGCAAGAACATCGACCTTCAAATCAGCACTTCAACTCTCTACCACCCTAGATTACCGTTTCAGTGAG ATTGCTGATGAAGAAACTGACGAGGAAGAGGTGACTGCACCAATCATCTACGAGGACAAGGACACAGATGACGAAGAAGAATCTGATGGTGATGCTATGGAAACCGATGGGGAGAGTGAAGAGCTGGGCGATGTAACTGATGCCTTTGAGCATTCTGATGGAAGTGAGATCATGAGCGACTGA